The following coding sequences are from one Danaus plexippus chromosome 13 unlocalized genomic scaffold, MEX_DaPlex mxdp_15, whole genome shotgun sequence window:
- the LOC116770321 gene encoding odorant receptor 94a-like encodes MYYVLGVYIIIQTGDLVQVWGDLTLMTASVFMLFTNIAYAIKLACVIQRRELIQKIIFDGDNELDGQKTKLAIQTVERYRKDTIRLVTVYFSVAFSSVFGITFSGEKDQLPLRAWYPFDATKRPAYQWTYAYTILFFIALSINAAVNLCCDVLVAALIAQCRCRLRLIAQSLRTLCDDVDVDKKGRITADSEKVVGSRVRSIVMRHQLVLAQVEQLQQCFSVPILGQFAVASFIICVTAYQMAFVTNLYRLISMASFEIAVTIQVYIYCVAGTNLTIDSDEVSRAAYECPWYECPASIRRLLLVIMVRCKRATVITVAGIVEISLDTFMSIMKASYTFFTVLQSTGEL; translated from the exons atgtattatgtgTTAGGCGTGTACATAATAATTCAAACTGGAGATCTGGTCCAGGTGTGGGGCGATCTCACTCTTATGACAGCTTCCGTTTTCATGCTCTTTACAAACATCGCTTATGCTATTAAG CTCGCTTGTGTTATTCAAAGAAGGGAGTtgattcaaaaaattatttttgacggAGACAATGAACTGGACGGTCAAAAGACAAAGCTAGCGATTCAAACAGTTGAAAG atatCGCAAGGATACCATCCGGCTAGTTACAGTCTACTTTTCTGTAGCATTCTCCAGCGTTTTTGGCATCACATTTTCCGGTGAGAAGGATCAGCTGCCTCTGAGAGCCTG gtACCCCTTTGATGCAACTAAGAGGCCAGCGTACCAATGGACTTATgcttatacaattttattt TTCATTGCATTAAGTATCAATGCTGCTGTAAATTTGTGTTGCGACGTGTTGGTTGCGGCACTCATCGCTCAGTGCCGCTGCCGACTGCGGCTGATAGCTCAGTCGTTAAGGACTTTGTGCGATGACGTCGATGTCGATAAAaag GGTCGCATAACGGCAGACAGTGAGAAGGTTGTCGGCAGCCGCGTCCGTAGTATTGTGATGCGTCACCAGCTCGTGTTGGCGCAGGTGGAGCAACTTCAGCAGTGCTTTTCCGTACCAATACTGGGGCAGTTCGCTGTCGCCTCCTTTATAATATGCGTGACAGCCTACCAAATGGCATTC GTTACAAACTTATATCGTCTAATCTCTATGGCCTCGTTTGAAATAGCAGTAACGATACAAGTGTACATCTACTGTGTAGCGGGAACAAATCTCACTATAGAT AGTGACGAAGTCTCGAGGGCGGCCTACGAGTGTCCCTGGTACGAGTGTCCTGCCTCCATCCGCCGCCTCCTCCTCGTGATTATGGTGAGATGTAAGCGAGCCACTGTAATCACTGTGGCTGGAATCGTGGAAATATCGTTGGACACATTTATGTCT ATTATGAAAGCTTCTTACACGTTTTTCACGGTTTTACAAAGCACAGGAGAGTTGTAA
- the LOC133320181 gene encoding multiple inositol polyphosphate phosphatase 1-like, translated as MLLIISLLFMSSVVVSKDECYWNRQCKYQLFSTTTPYDIVRGDIRDQPNPDGCKVVSLWSIHRHGNRHPGSRVVKDTNELWVKLRDQIIRSEAESRNSLCSQDLEDILNWKWDSSLETTPSYLTQVGNDEIYSIGKRVAKKYSELMHERIDRYYFRGTNEQRTKASVLAYVNGLTHGSDMNLTSRIEESRERDDTIRPYENCDRYQESVKNGSLLPDQLAEYDQSPEYLAVRDRVFKRLGITNDTEEINVFNLYELCRFYRTWSPNLQCPWCSLFSDEDLVVLEYRDDVRHYYKNGYGFDINADLGTLPLRDLFENFELVTRGEGKNIVSYFTHDTMMEMMFCALGLYKDKSVIKGSSRNPDRLWRTSYIASFSTNFIAVLHR; from the exons ATGTTGTTAATTATCTCATTGTTGTTTATGTCGAGTGTCGTGGTCAGTAAAGATGAGTGTTACTGGAATAGACAGTGCAAGTATCAGTTATTTTCAACGACTACACCTTATGATATCGTACGAGGGGATATTCGTGACCAGCCCAACCCTGACG GTTGTAAGGTCGTGAGTTTGTGGTCAATACATCGACACGGGAACCGTCATCCTGGCAGCAGGGTCGTAAAGGACACCAACGAGTTATGGGTCAAGTTGAGGGACCAAATTATAAGAAGTGAGGCAGAGTCAAGGAACTCACTTTGCTCACAG GACTTggaagatatattaaattggaaATGGGATTCTTCGCTAGAAACTACACCATCTTACCTCACACAAGTGGGTAACGACGAAATATACTCGATCGGCAAAAGGGTAGCGAAAAAATACAGTGAACTGATGCACGAAAGGATTGACCGATATTATTTCAGAGGAACCAACGAACAACGTACGAAAGCAAGTGTTCTCGCGTACGTCAATGGCCTAACTCATGGTTCAGACATGAACCTCACTTCACGGATAGAGGAATCTAGAGAACGAGATGACACGATTCGA CCTTACGAAAACTGTGATCGCTACCAGGAGTCAGTTAAGAACGGTTCGCTGTTGCCTGATCAGTTGGCTGAGTATGATCAAAGCCCCGAGTATTTAGCG GTTAGAGACCGAGTTTTCAAGCGACTAGGTATAACAAACGACACGGAAGAAATAAACGTATTCAATCTTTATGAGCTATGTCGGTTCTATCGGACCTGGAGTCCTAATCTTCAGTGTCCATGGTGCTCGCTCTTCTCCGACGAAGACCTGGTTGTGTTGGAGTACAGAGATGATGTACGgcattattacaaaaacggATACGGGTTTGAT ATTAATGCAGATTTAGGTACACTCCCACTGAGGGATTTATTTGAGAATTTTGAGTTAGTGACGAGAGGGGAGGGTAAGAACATAGTTTCGTACTTTACCCACGACACTATGATGGAAATGATGTTCTGCGCTCTTGGGCTCTATAAGGACAAGAGCGTCATAAAAGGATCCTCAAGAAATCCAGACAGATTATGGCGGACAAGTTATATAGCATCGTTTTCTACAAATTTTATCGCCGTCCTTCACAGGTAA
- the LOC133320195 gene encoding odorant receptor 94a-like translates to MYYVLGVYIIIQTGDLVQVWGDLTLMTASVFMLFTNIAYAIQLAYVIQRRELIQKIIFDGDNELDGQKTKLAIQTVERLFCPDPDPDPEADPKTTQKQTGRPQKNAFYVFYNRYRKDTIRLVTVYFSVAFSSVFGITFSGEKDQLPLRAWYPFDATKRPAYQWTYAYTILFFIALSINAAVNLCCDVLVAALIAQCRCRLRLIAQSLRTLCDDVDVDKKGRITADSEKVVGSRVRSIVMRHQLVLAQVEQLQQCFSVPILGQFAVASFIICVTAYQMAFVTNLYRLISMASFEIAVTIQVYIYCVAGTNLTIDSDEVSRAAYECPWYECPASIRRLLLVIMVRCKRATVITVAGIVEISLDTFMSIMKASYTFFTVLQSTGEL, encoded by the exons atgtattatgtgTTAGGCGTGTACATAATAATTCAGACTGGAGATCTGGTCCAGGTGTGGGGCGATCTCACTCTTATGACAGCTTCCGTTTTCATGCTCTTTACAAACATCGCTTATGCTATTCAG CTCGCTTATGTTATTCAAAGAAGGGAGTTGatccaaaaaattatttttgacggAGACAATGAACTGGACGGGCAAAAGACAAAGCTAGCGATTCAAACAGTTGAAAG ACTATTTTGTCCCGATCCTGATCCGGATCCCGAAGCTGATCCTAAAACTACACAG AAACAAACAGGCAGACCGCAAAAAAATGCTTTctatgtgttttataatagatatCGCAAGGATACCATCCGGCTAGTTACAGTCTACTTTTCTGTAGCATTCTCCAGCGTTTTTGGCATCACATTTTCCGGTGAGAAGGATCAGCTGCCTCTGAGAGCCTG gtACCCCTTTGATGCAACTAAGAGGCCAGCGTACCAATGGACTTATgcttatacaattttattt TTCATTGCATTAAGTATCAATGCTGCTGTAAATTTGTGTTGCGACGTGTTGGTTGCGGCACTCATCGCTCAGTGCCGCTGCCGACTGCGGCTGATAGCTCAGTCGTTAAGGACTTTGTGCGATGACGTCGATGTCGATAAAaag GGTCGCATAACGGCAGACAGTGAGAAGGTTGTCGGCAGCCGCGTCCGTAGTATTGTGATGCGTCACCAGCTCGTGTTGGCGCAGGTGGAGCAACTTCAGCAGTGCTTTTCCGTACCAATACTGGGGCAGTTCGCTGTCGCCTCCTTTATAATATGCGTGACAGCCTACCAAATGGCATTC GTTACAAACTTATATCGTCTAATCTCTATGGCCTCGTTTGAAATAGCAGTAACGATACAAGTGTACATCTACTGTGTAGCGGGAACAAATCTCACTATAGAT AGTGACGAAGTCTCGAGGGCGGCCTACGAGTGTCCCTGGTACGAGTGTCCTGCCTCCATCCGCCGCCTCCTCCTCGTGATTATGGTGAGATGTAAGCGAGCCACTGTAATCACTGTGGCTGGAATCGTGGAAATATCGTTGGACACATTTATGTCT ATTATGAAAGCTTCTTACACGTTTTTCACGGTTTTACAAAGCACAGGAGAGTTGTAA
- the LOC133320180 gene encoding multiple inositol polyphosphate phosphatase 1-like: MLLIISLLFMSSVVVSKDECYWNRQCKYQLFSTTTPYDIVRGDIRDQPNPDGCKVVSLWSIHRHGNRHPGSRVVKDTNELWVKLRDQIIRSEAESRNSLCSQDLEDILNWKWDSSLETTPSYLTQVGNDEIYSIGKRVAKKYSELMHERIDRYYFRGTNEQRTKASVLAYVNGLTHGSDMNLTSRIEESRERDDTIRPYENCDRYQESVKNGSLLPDQLAEYDQSPEYLAVRDRVFKRLGITNDTEEINVFNLYELCRFYRTWSPNLQCPWCSLFSDEDLVVLEYRDDVRHYYKNGYGFDINADLGTLPLRDLFENFELVTRGEGKNIVSYFTHDTMMEMMFCALGLYKDKSVIKGSSRNPDRLWRTSYIASFSTNFIAVLHRCDSDTHRVQLFINEKPTSLCPVEGCSWSEFVETFQRFSNSSLAFCTNRHSDVDEDSNNLSNTITVSKFLTSLLILLPLVLSAN; encoded by the exons ATGTTGTTAATTATCTCATTGTTGTTTATGTCGAGTGTCGTGGTCAGTAAAGATGAGTGTTACTGGAATAGACAGTGCAAGTATCAGTTATTTTCAACGACTACACCTTATGATATCGTACGAGGGGATATTCGTGACCAGCCCAACCCTGACG GTTGTAAGGTCGTGAGTTTGTGGTCAATACATCGACACGGGAACCGTCATCCTGGCAGCAGGGTCGTAAAGGACACCAACGAGTTATGGGTCAAGTTGAGGGACCAAATTATAAGAAGTGAGGCAGAGTCAAGGAACTCACTTTGCTCACAG GACTTggaagatatattaaattggaaATGGGATTCTTCGCTAGAAACTACACCATCTTACCTCACACAAGTGGGTAACGACGAAATATACTCGATCGGCAAAAGGGTAGCGAAAAAATACAGTGAACTGATGCACGAAAGGATTGACCGATATTATTTCAGAGGAACCAACGAACAACGTACGAAAGCAAGTGTTCTCGCGTACGTCAATGGCCTAACTCATGGTTCAGACATGAACCTCACTTCACGGATAGAGGAATCTAGAGAACGAGATGACACGATTCGA CCTTACGAAAACTGTGATCGCTACCAGGAGTCAGTTAAGAACGGTTCGCTGTTGCCTGATCAGTTGGCTGAGTATGATCAAAGCCCCGAGTATTTAGCG GTTAGAGACCGAGTTTTCAAGCGACTAGGTATAACAAACGACACGGAAGAAATAAACGTATTCAATCTTTATGAGCTATGTCGGTTCTATCGGACCTGGAGTCCTAATCTTCAGTGTCCATGGTGCTCGCTCTTCTCCGACGAAGACCTGGTTGTGTTGGAGTACAGAGATGATGTACGgcattattacaaaaacggATACGGGTTTGAT ATTAATGCAGATTTAGGTACACTCCCACTGAGGGATTTATTTGAGAATTTTGAGTTAGTGACGAGAGGGGAGGGTAAGAACATAGTTTCGTACTTTACCCACGACACTATGATGGAAATGATGTTCTGCGCTCTTGGGCTCTATAAGGACAAGAGCGTCATAAAAGGATCCTCAAGAAATCCAGACAGATTATGGCGGACAAGTTATATAGCATCGTTTTCTACAAATTTTATCGCCGTCCTTCACAG ATGTGACTCCGATACTCATAGAGTCCAGCTGTTCATCAACGAGAAGCCCACCAGTCTTTGCCCTGTCGAAGGCTGCTCGTGGTCAGAGTTCGTCGAAACTTTCCAAAGGTTCTCCAACTCCTCACTGGCATTTTGTACAAATCGACACTCTGATGTGGATGAAGATagcaataatttaagtaatacaaTTACCGTCTCGAAATTTTTGACCtcacttttaattttgcttCCATTGGTGCTTTctgctaattaa
- the LOC116770322 gene encoding odorant receptor Or1-like: protein MGLIVQNINFSLRFSLTALKMAGLWAPDGMQTRKKALYYCYTFVLLMFLLGTFIILQMIDLYLIWGNLSLMTGTALVLFTNISQVTKIINLLARRKHIEFLIKDTNDGLEVMTSSRARELIKSCDHETRNQQVIFLLVTFITAFGWAISSDEDRLPLPAWYPYDTSVSPAYELTYMHQTLSIMIGAVLNISKDSLVTTLLAQTRCRLGLVGLALTNVCSGLMAEEHYTYSGGYSNKLFTAQQEAIVKNRLRICVQQHQRALRAAEILQDCFSVPTFAQFSVSLIIICVTAFQVLSQTSNLVRRLSMSTYLLNMILQVFLYCYQGHHLTAESEELARRAYEMPWYMCSVNVRRSILIMMIRCHRIVKFTAGGFTTLSLATFTAVIKLSYSMLTLLQQVNEKH, encoded by the exons GCTCTGTATTATTGTTACACTTTTGTATTACTCATGTTTCTCTTGG GCACGttcataatattacaaatgataGATCTTTATCTCATCTGGGGCAACCTGTCTTTAATGACGGGTACAGCTCTCGTCTTATTCACTAATATCTCCCAAGTcaccaaaattattaatctccTTGCTCGTCGGAAGCACATCGAGTTTCTTATAAAGGACACTAACGACGGTTTGGAAGTTATGACTAGTTCTCGAGCCAGGGAGTTGATCAAAAG TTGCGACCATGAGACCCGAAATCAACAAGTTATATTCCTGCTCGTGACTTTCATCACTGCCTTTGGCTGGGCGATCAGCTCCGACGAAGATAGACTCCCTCTACCGGCTTG GTACCCTTACGACACGAGCGTCTCTCCCGCCTACGAGCTGACCTACATGCACCAGACGTTGAGCATCATGATCGGGGCTGTACTGAACATCAGCAAGGATAGCCTGGTCACCACGCTGTTAGCGCAGACCAGGTGTCGGCTTGGACTTGTCGGATTGGCCTTAACTAATGTATGCAGCGGTCTCATGGCTGAA gaACACTACACCTACTCTGGCGGTTATTCTAACAAGCTCTTCACAGCACAGCAAGAAGCGATAGTAAAGAATCGTCTTCGAATATGTGTTCAGCAACACCAGAGGGCGTTACGGGCTGCTGAAATACTGCAGGATTGCTTTTCTGTGCCAACATTCGCTCAGTTCAGCGTCTCACTGATTATTATATGTGTCACCGCCTTTCAAGTTTTGTCC CAAACAAGCAACCTAGTGAGGCGTTTATCAATGAGCACGTATCTCCTGAATATGATTTTACAAGTGTTTCTATATTGTTACCAAGGACACCATCTGACGGCGGAG AGTGAGGAGTTAGCGCGGAGAGCGTACGAGATGCCGTGGTACATGTGCAGCGTCAACGTGCGCCGCTCCATCTTGATCATGATGATACGCTGTCACCGCATTGTCAAGTTCACCGCTGGAGGATTCACGACGCTATCTCTCGCCACTTTCACTGCT gTTATAAAATTGTCCTACTCAATGCTGACGCTACTGCAACAAGTCAacgaaaaacattaa